The following proteins are encoded in a genomic region of Planococcus lenghuensis:
- a CDS encoding ribonuclease HI family protein, whose protein sequence is MLEVFTDAATAGNPRVSAVGVFIRGEGHQVKLGEFVGEMDNHEAEFSALVRGLQEAAKLTAGMVSVKSDSKVAVDAFERGVTRNERFKPYLTKALELADTFDYCFIKWIPDSENRAADALAKETLRANK, encoded by the coding sequence ATGCTGGAAGTTTTCACAGACGCGGCAACAGCCGGCAATCCCCGTGTGAGCGCTGTCGGTGTTTTCATCCGCGGTGAGGGACATCAGGTTAAATTAGGCGAATTCGTCGGCGAGATGGATAATCATGAAGCCGAGTTCAGCGCACTCGTCCGCGGCCTGCAGGAAGCAGCCAAGTTGACTGCCGGCATGGTATCCGTCAAATCGGATTCGAAAGTGGCTGTCGATGCTTTTGAACGGGGGGTAACCAGGAACGAGCGATTCAAGCCATACTTAACGAAGGCGCTCGAACTCGCTGACACATTCGATTATTGCTTTATCAAATGGATCCCCGACTCTGAAAACCGGGCGGCGGATGCCCTGGCGAAAGAAACGCTCCGAGCCAACAAATGA
- a CDS encoding cold-shock protein gives MYQGTVKWFNNEKGYGFIECSDGNDVFVHFTGIESEGYRSLDEGQTVTFEIVEGNRGPQAAHVVRLEAENHS, from the coding sequence ATGTATCAAGGAACAGTAAAATGGTTCAACAATGAAAAGGGCTATGGGTTCATTGAATGTTCGGATGGGAATGATGTTTTTGTTCACTTCACAGGTATTGAGAGCGAAGGGTACCGCAGTTTAGATGAAGGGCAGACCGTCACATTCGAAATTGTGGAAGGAAACCGCGGTCCTCAGGCAGCCCATGTCGTCCGGTTGGAAGCAGAAAATCATTCTTAA
- a CDS encoding zinc-finger domain-containing protein codes for MNKRSIINEIDEMIETYCDGCFLKKQLREDKGKRAAHKFCIESCTVGQQLQFLGRELNKTTSAK; via the coding sequence TTGAATAAACGCTCAATTATCAATGAAATAGATGAAATGATCGAAACTTATTGCGACGGCTGTTTTTTGAAAAAGCAGCTGCGGGAAGATAAAGGCAAAAGAGCGGCCCATAAATTTTGCATTGAATCCTGTACAGTCGGGCAGCAGCTTCAGTTCCTCGGACGCGAGCTGAATAAAACAACTTCAGCGAAATAA
- a CDS encoding GNAT family N-acetyltransferase, with the protein MEIRKLTAEDAERYFELRLEALRNDPETFASTLKDTEESPIEKFRDRLESPSSPTLGLFDNGRLIGNVTVRKETIPKMAHRATVLGMYVTPQKRGNGAGRMLVDAACALAADMAAEQVYLAVVSTNEAAKNLYARCGFRVFGIDRHAMKHDGRYIDEDLMVKFL; encoded by the coding sequence ATGGAAATACGGAAATTGACAGCAGAAGATGCGGAGCGTTATTTCGAACTCCGGCTTGAAGCGCTGCGGAATGATCCGGAGACGTTCGCCAGTACATTAAAAGACACAGAGGAATCACCCATCGAAAAATTCCGGGATCGTCTGGAATCCCCATCTTCTCCGACGCTCGGACTCTTCGACAACGGCCGGCTGATCGGCAATGTGACTGTCCGGAAAGAGACGATTCCAAAAATGGCGCACCGGGCAACGGTGCTTGGCATGTATGTGACGCCGCAAAAACGGGGGAATGGGGCAGGGCGGATGCTGGTGGATGCTGCTTGCGCACTTGCCGCGGACATGGCGGCTGAGCAGGTATATCTCGCTGTCGTTTCAACAAATGAGGCAGCGAAAAACCTGTATGCCCGGTGCGGATTCCGGGTGTTCGGCATTGATAGACATGCCATGAAGCATGATGGCCGCTATATAGACGAAGACTTAATGGTCAAATTTCTATAA
- a CDS encoding ABC-F family ATP-binding cassette domain-containing protein, whose amino-acid sequence MSHLNITNLTKTVGAKTLFENIGFSLVPGERAGLIGVNGTGKSTLLSIIAGDADADSIDVDHPKQYRVTYLPQDPVFAEGQTVLEAVFSGESPVLTLNRQYEAALQRMMIDSSSAELQDDLLKLQSEMEQHNAWDINALAKTALTKLGIDMFDREISELSGGQQKRVALAKTLVEPADLILLDEPTNHLDAESAEWLQETLTRMNSAMLFVTHDRYFLDAVSTHIFELADKTLYTHKGNYGDYLEARAAREESEAATRQKLENRFRSELKWIRRGAKARTTKQKARIQRFEKLQEDVSSTADNTSLDLGLTGSRLGKKVIEGEGLRVAYGDRVIFSDVSFLLQAGDRIGIIGPNGAGKSTLMKLLAGEVQPDAGTLDYGSTVKIAHFTQHLPKMDESQRIIDYVRETSNDIETAKGVRVSAVQMLERFLFQPNAHGTQIGKLSGGERKRLYLLKLLMEQPNVLLLDEPTNDLDIQTLSVLEEFLEGFPGVVIAISHDRFFLDRVAGKLWAVKDGQVEEYLGLYSDFIREKPEPVAIEPKKTQPVREKTQKKVSYKEKIEWETIHERIEQTEQAIEEAEAKMGTLGSDFTALQELQAQIDELNAEYEELIERWSYLQELMETQ is encoded by the coding sequence ATGAGTCATTTAAATATAACCAATCTGACGAAAACAGTCGGGGCAAAAACATTATTCGAAAACATCGGTTTTTCGCTTGTACCAGGTGAACGTGCCGGGTTGATCGGTGTGAACGGAACCGGAAAATCCACGTTATTATCAATCATTGCCGGGGATGCGGATGCGGATTCAATCGATGTTGATCACCCGAAGCAATACCGTGTGACATATTTGCCGCAAGATCCGGTCTTTGCGGAGGGACAAACTGTGCTTGAAGCTGTGTTCTCCGGAGAATCACCGGTGCTGACCTTGAACCGGCAATATGAGGCGGCGCTCCAGCGGATGATGATTGATTCGTCGTCTGCTGAGCTGCAGGACGACCTGTTGAAATTGCAGAGCGAAATGGAACAGCACAATGCGTGGGATATCAATGCATTGGCCAAGACCGCATTGACGAAACTTGGCATCGACATGTTTGACCGGGAAATCTCCGAACTGTCAGGCGGGCAGCAAAAGCGGGTGGCGCTCGCCAAAACGCTTGTCGAACCGGCGGATCTCATTCTGCTGGATGAGCCGACGAACCACCTGGATGCTGAATCGGCGGAGTGGCTGCAAGAGACGCTGACGCGTATGAATTCTGCGATGCTGTTCGTCACGCACGACCGCTATTTTCTGGATGCTGTGTCCACTCATATCTTCGAACTTGCGGATAAGACGCTGTACACGCATAAAGGGAATTATGGAGATTATTTGGAAGCAAGAGCTGCACGGGAGGAATCGGAAGCGGCAACCCGTCAAAAGCTGGAAAATCGGTTCCGTTCTGAACTGAAATGGATCCGGCGGGGAGCGAAAGCGCGAACAACGAAACAGAAAGCCCGGATTCAGCGTTTTGAAAAGCTCCAGGAGGACGTAAGTTCAACGGCTGATAACACATCGCTCGATCTTGGGCTGACCGGGAGCCGGCTCGGTAAAAAAGTGATTGAAGGAGAGGGTCTGCGTGTTGCGTATGGCGATCGCGTTATTTTTTCTGATGTTAGTTTTCTTCTCCAAGCCGGCGATCGTATCGGGATTATCGGCCCGAACGGAGCGGGAAAATCGACGCTTATGAAACTGCTGGCCGGTGAGGTTCAACCGGATGCCGGCACGCTTGACTATGGCAGTACCGTGAAAATTGCGCATTTCACCCAGCACTTGCCGAAAATGGATGAATCCCAGCGCATTATCGATTACGTAAGGGAAACGTCGAACGATATTGAAACAGCAAAAGGCGTCCGCGTGTCGGCGGTGCAGATGCTTGAGCGGTTCCTTTTCCAGCCTAACGCCCACGGGACGCAGATCGGCAAGCTGTCGGGCGGGGAGCGAAAAAGGTTGTATTTGCTGAAATTACTGATGGAACAGCCAAATGTCCTGCTTCTGGATGAGCCGACCAACGACTTGGATATTCAGACATTATCTGTTCTCGAGGAATTCCTGGAAGGTTTCCCCGGCGTTGTGATCGCGATTTCCCACGACCGGTTTTTCCTTGACCGGGTTGCCGGAAAATTGTGGGCGGTCAAAGATGGTCAAGTTGAAGAATACCTCGGACTTTACTCTGATTTTATTCGCGAGAAACCGGAACCGGTTGCGATAGAACCGAAAAAAACGCAGCCCGTCCGGGAAAAAACGCAGAAAAAAGTTTCTTACAAGGAAAAAATAGAATGGGAAACCATCCATGAACGCATTGAACAGACCGAGCAGGCAATTGAAGAAGCGGAAGCGAAAATGGGGACGCTCGGTTCCGATTTTACCGCGCTGCAGGAGCTGCAAGCGCAAATTGACGAACTGAATGCTGAGTACGAGGAATTGATCGAGCGCTGGTCATATCTTCAGGAATTGATGGAAACGCAATAA
- a CDS encoding PQQ-dependent sugar dehydrogenase, with product MRFLFVSLLMLISAACSPIASDSQESVPAEAEILATGLRIPWDINKTSDGFYISERTGTIVHLPTDGTLTRQQINFAEPLSAVSEAGLLGFVLKSDFPDSQEAFAYYVYEQDEAPFNKIVTLKLQDDVWHKRAVHLDGVPTGPVHHGGRLALSPEGTLFASIGDASEAELAQEPDSLNGKILRLNRAGEFEINSSGHRNPQGFAWHEGVMYAAEHGQSANDEINIIKEGHNYG from the coding sequence ATGAGGTTTCTGTTTGTTTCACTGCTGATGCTGATATCGGCCGCCTGCAGTCCCATTGCTTCTGATTCACAGGAATCTGTGCCGGCTGAAGCCGAAATACTGGCGACCGGCCTCCGCATCCCATGGGATATCAACAAAACGAGTGATGGTTTCTATATTTCCGAGCGGACCGGCACAATCGTCCATCTACCAACGGACGGCACGCTAACCCGGCAACAGATCAACTTTGCTGAACCCCTCTCTGCCGTTTCTGAAGCCGGACTGCTTGGATTTGTACTGAAGTCCGATTTTCCAGACAGCCAGGAAGCCTTCGCCTATTACGTATATGAACAAGATGAGGCGCCTTTCAATAAAATCGTGACACTGAAACTACAAGATGACGTCTGGCATAAGAGGGCTGTTCATTTGGACGGAGTTCCGACCGGACCGGTCCATCATGGCGGCCGGCTGGCGCTAAGTCCTGAAGGAACGTTATTTGCATCAATCGGAGATGCGTCAGAAGCGGAGCTTGCCCAGGAGCCGGATTCGCTGAACGGGAAAATTTTGAGGCTAAATAGAGCGGGAGAATTTGAAATTAACTCTTCCGGCCACCGTAATCCTCAAGGTTTCGCTTGGCATGAAGGCGTCATGTATGCGGCGGAACATGGCCAGTCCGCCAATGATGAAATCAATATCATTAAGGAAGGCCATAATTACGGATGA
- a CDS encoding GNAT family N-acetyltransferase yields MESWFTNLREYFPAREMKNENHMKQLFRDKSHAYKLEESSQHTMIYFEKPQYVFIDYVLIESTARGTGLGSRLMHQLKKKGKLVLAEVDPISEEDPASAKRVKFYETNGFKKAPSIHYVRKHPDTGERSEMDIFYWSPVPVSEQYVLEQMRDAYEEVHAYSMEEHYDSTPQTAEEVLKTLEESNSRR; encoded by the coding sequence ATGGAATCCTGGTTTACAAACCTGCGGGAATACTTTCCTGCCCGTGAAATGAAAAACGAGAACCACATGAAGCAGCTGTTCCGAGATAAATCTCACGCATATAAACTGGAAGAAAGTTCTCAGCACACGATGATTTATTTTGAAAAACCCCAATATGTATTTATCGATTACGTGCTGATTGAAAGTACGGCCCGAGGCACCGGGCTTGGAAGCCGGCTGATGCATCAGCTGAAGAAAAAAGGCAAACTGGTCTTAGCAGAAGTGGATCCCATCTCCGAAGAAGATCCCGCATCGGCGAAGCGAGTGAAATTTTACGAGACCAACGGATTTAAAAAGGCCCCTTCCATCCACTATGTGAGGAAACATCCTGACACCGGCGAGCGGAGTGAAATGGACATCTTCTACTGGTCGCCGGTTCCCGTCTCCGAGCAGTATGTGCTTGAACAAATGCGGGATGCGTATGAAGAAGTTCATGCCTACAGCATGGAAGAACATTACGATTCAACACCGCAAACAGCAGAAGAAGTGCTGAAAACCCTGGAAGAAAGCAATTCAAGACGATAA
- a CDS encoding BrxA/BrxB family bacilliredoxin: protein MNAYEEYMKGIVGPMREELTSNGFTELTTAEDVNGHVAEAQGTSLVVINSVCGCAAGLARPGVIEALEATDHKPDHLVTVFAGQDKEATAQMRSYFEEVPPSSPSVAVLKDGQLAAFIPREHIEGYSVEDVRDKVRFALEETAAK from the coding sequence ATGAACGCATACGAAGAGTACATGAAAGGCATCGTCGGACCGATGCGGGAGGAATTGACCTCCAATGGATTCACCGAACTGACGACGGCAGAGGATGTCAATGGCCATGTGGCAGAAGCACAAGGAACAAGCCTGGTCGTCATCAATTCGGTCTGCGGCTGTGCAGCAGGACTTGCGCGCCCGGGTGTCATTGAAGCGCTGGAAGCAACCGATCATAAACCGGATCACCTCGTAACGGTATTCGCAGGTCAGGATAAGGAAGCAACTGCACAGATGCGCAGTTACTTTGAGGAAGTTCCTCCGTCTTCGCCATCCGTTGCCGTGCTGAAGGACGGCCAGCTCGCGGCATTCATCCCAAGAGAGCATATCGAGGGATATTCCGTGGAAGATGTCCGGGACAAAGTCCGGTTCGCATTAGAGGAAACTGCTGCAAAATGA
- a CDS encoding HIT family protein yields MKLTCIFCDYTAIPEQKIIFENDWCVFLQMPQDILEGSGVIIPKAHKETVFDLSEAEWKATYTLLEKVKPYLDSHFLPAGYSVGWNCYQVGGQSIPHAHLHVIPRYADEPFAGKGIRNWFKNEANRRPGQRAY; encoded by the coding sequence ATGAAGTTGACTTGTATTTTTTGCGACTATACGGCAATTCCAGAGCAGAAAATCATTTTTGAAAACGACTGGTGTGTATTTCTGCAGATGCCGCAGGATATCCTGGAAGGTTCTGGTGTTATTATCCCGAAAGCCCATAAGGAAACAGTGTTTGATTTATCGGAAGCGGAATGGAAAGCTACGTATACCCTTTTGGAGAAAGTTAAGCCTTATCTCGACAGCCACTTCTTGCCGGCCGGCTATAGCGTGGGCTGGAATTGCTATCAGGTGGGCGGTCAATCGATTCCGCATGCGCATTTGCATGTCATCCCCCGGTATGCAGACGAACCGTTTGCCGGAAAAGGCATCCGCAACTGGTTCAAAAATGAAGCCAATCGGCGCCCCGGACAGCGGGCTTATTAA
- a CDS encoding YpjP family protein, which translates to MKNWWQKSLVITVALATFGVISPNHAIWENFLDEKEPSKVASADYVSPYEAEWADPSKYWVTDEMIVESMHQSAEEQSYVKFGSRIGPVIRPDFDTVIFPKIQQAIDEYTAFLDSQHLRRLSVSENPSGNHSEKIFHIYDSESGEDLLRFHVRTEKKPLEGYSFNFHYHAAADNFESHHSVGDIFWSKNTPPKWLS; encoded by the coding sequence GTGAAAAACTGGTGGCAGAAATCGCTCGTTATAACAGTCGCGCTCGCAACGTTCGGCGTCATTTCTCCGAATCATGCGATTTGGGAAAACTTCCTCGATGAAAAAGAACCGTCAAAAGTTGCGTCAGCTGATTATGTCAGTCCGTACGAAGCCGAATGGGCGGATCCTTCCAAGTACTGGGTAACGGATGAAATGATTGTGGAATCGATGCATCAATCAGCTGAAGAACAATCTTATGTGAAATTCGGTTCGCGCATCGGACCGGTGATCCGACCGGATTTCGATACCGTCATTTTCCCCAAAATTCAGCAGGCAATCGATGAATATACCGCATTTCTGGACAGTCAACACCTCCGGCGGCTGTCGGTAAGCGAAAATCCGTCCGGCAACCACTCAGAAAAGATTTTCCATATCTATGACTCAGAAAGCGGAGAAGATCTTTTGCGGTTCCATGTCCGGACAGAAAAGAAACCGCTGGAAGGCTATTCCTTCAATTTCCATTACCACGCAGCAGCTGATAATTTCGAATCCCATCATTCGGTCGGAGACATTTTCTGGTCGAAAAATACACCGCCGAAATGGCTCTCTTAA
- a CDS encoding ATP-grasp domain-containing protein produces MTNAKEDQKLTAILGWSLQAIEAADKLGRPFVVVSTPEFQTFADENDITFVAWDFDRLNEGSDELYEKLKALNTGVAVPIYEETVEWAGALNARFFGDPRIFNRSLLLRDKGLMKRKAQMAGIKVGVFEEAHSKDDIYRFMKRVNEALIKIDGDTNDPIHIKPLNKAGTVGHVVVRDASDIDKVTDSDFPYLMESHLDGQEFSVEAFIYDGKIKFLNITEYVKLGYSNFVPASPSLEKYRPQIHKAVQQLVDAFEIKYGVIHPEYFISHDGTLNFGEVAARVPGGHIFELIERAYGFSPFQAQIMCSDPATPEEEIDAFFPEEVTSSKGYAGSLMVYPRVRLIEKLDVPEELKNDPYFLKHDLFLPNTTKVADRVGFGNHYGTLFFFGDDSDRMRELLEQYEEYDFYH; encoded by the coding sequence ATGACCAACGCAAAAGAAGATCAAAAATTAACAGCAATTCTGGGGTGGAGCCTGCAAGCAATCGAAGCGGCCGATAAATTGGGCCGGCCATTTGTCGTTGTCAGCACGCCGGAATTCCAGACATTTGCAGATGAAAATGATATTACGTTTGTCGCTTGGGACTTTGACAGACTGAATGAAGGTTCCGACGAATTATATGAAAAACTGAAAGCGCTAAACACAGGAGTAGCGGTACCGATTTATGAAGAGACCGTCGAATGGGCCGGCGCATTGAACGCCCGCTTCTTTGGGGATCCGCGTATCTTCAACCGCTCATTGCTGCTCCGCGATAAGGGGCTCATGAAGCGGAAAGCACAGATGGCCGGCATTAAAGTTGGCGTTTTTGAAGAAGCGCACAGTAAAGACGACATTTACCGCTTTATGAAGCGCGTTAACGAAGCGTTGATCAAGATCGATGGCGACACGAACGACCCGATCCACATCAAGCCGCTCAATAAAGCAGGGACTGTGGGACATGTAGTTGTCCGGGATGCTTCTGATATCGATAAAGTCACCGACAGTGATTTTCCGTATCTTATGGAAAGTCACTTGGACGGACAGGAATTCTCGGTCGAGGCATTTATTTATGACGGGAAGATCAAATTCCTGAACATTACCGAATATGTGAAACTCGGCTATTCCAACTTCGTGCCGGCATCGCCATCGCTCGAAAAGTACCGGCCGCAGATTCATAAAGCCGTTCAGCAGCTTGTTGATGCATTTGAAATTAAATACGGGGTCATTCACCCGGAATATTTCATTTCGCATGACGGCACACTGAACTTCGGTGAAGTGGCAGCCCGCGTACCAGGCGGCCATATTTTCGAATTGATCGAACGCGCCTATGGCTTCAGTCCGTTCCAGGCGCAGATCATGTGCAGTGATCCGGCGACACCGGAAGAAGAAATCGATGCATTCTTCCCGGAAGAAGTAACCTCTTCCAAAGGATATGCAGGAAGCCTGATGGTGTATCCGCGCGTCCGGCTGATCGAAAAACTCGATGTTCCGGAAGAATTGAAAAACGATCCGTATTTCCTCAAGCATGACCTGTTCCTGCCGAACACGACAAAAGTGGCGGACCGCGTCGGATTCGGTAACCATTACGGAACGCTGTTCTTTTTCGGCGACGACAGCGACCGCATGAGAGAACTGCTTGAGCAATATGAAGAGTACGACTTCTATCATTAA
- a CDS encoding conserved virulence factor C family protein, whose protein sequence is MKIITIEPTPSPNTMKVVIDQELPFGKSHNYKPETVEGAPEQIQALFTIDGVKGIYHVADFLAVERNAKYDWEGILAEVRRVFGEGDGAEENVEIDEHYGEVYVHVQQFKGIPLQVKVFDNQSEERFGMPERFVQAMNAVMGDDEENYIFQRKWADYGVRYGEKAEIGENVLREIEAAYPQERLDSLIEKEQNGQPETAARGRKVTLEEFDVPDWETRFQLLDQLPDPDESDLPLLAKALDDEKMSIRRLAAVYLGMIEDKAVVPYLEQALNDKSASVRRTAGDCISDLGFEEFEDAMIESLGDRNKLVRWRAAMFLYETGTEKALPALKAAEDDKEFEVKLQVKMAIARIEGGEEAKGSVWRQMTEARQAAKNN, encoded by the coding sequence ATGAAAATCATAACGATTGAACCGACACCGAGCCCGAATACGATGAAAGTGGTCATTGACCAGGAATTGCCTTTCGGAAAGAGCCATAACTATAAACCGGAAACCGTTGAAGGGGCGCCGGAGCAGATTCAGGCCCTCTTTACGATCGATGGGGTCAAAGGCATTTATCATGTAGCGGATTTCCTGGCAGTGGAACGCAACGCAAAATACGACTGGGAAGGTATTCTTGCGGAAGTGCGCCGCGTATTCGGCGAAGGGGACGGAGCGGAAGAAAACGTTGAGATCGACGAGCATTACGGCGAAGTATACGTCCATGTGCAGCAATTCAAAGGTATTCCGCTTCAAGTGAAAGTATTCGACAATCAGTCCGAAGAGCGCTTTGGGATGCCGGAGCGTTTCGTGCAGGCGATGAACGCAGTAATGGGCGATGACGAGGAGAATTACATTTTCCAGCGCAAATGGGCGGATTACGGCGTCCGCTACGGAGAAAAAGCGGAAATTGGCGAAAATGTCCTTCGGGAAATCGAGGCGGCTTATCCGCAGGAGCGACTCGATTCACTGATTGAGAAAGAACAAAATGGACAGCCGGAAACAGCAGCGCGCGGCCGGAAAGTGACCTTGGAAGAATTCGATGTGCCGGATTGGGAAACGCGCTTCCAGCTGCTCGATCAGCTGCCGGATCCGGACGAGTCCGACCTGCCGCTCCTTGCCAAAGCGCTTGACGATGAAAAGATGTCCATCCGCCGCCTCGCCGCCGTGTACCTCGGCATGATCGAGGATAAAGCGGTTGTTCCTTATCTGGAACAGGCTTTGAACGATAAAAGTGCATCCGTCAGACGGACTGCCGGCGACTGCATCAGCGATCTTGGATTCGAAGAATTTGAAGATGCCATGATCGAATCGCTCGGCGACCGAAATAAACTCGTGCGCTGGCGCGCAGCGATGTTCCTTTATGAAACGGGGACAGAGAAAGCATTGCCGGCATTGAAAGCGGCTGAAGACGATAAGGAATTTGAAGTGAAGCTTCAAGTGAAAATGGCCATCGCCCGCATCGAAGGCGGCGAAGAAGCGAAAGGCTCGGTCTGGCGTCAGATGACCGAAGCGAGACAAGCGGCGAAAAACAATTAA
- a CDS encoding queuosine precursor transporter translates to MFNEFWGLGFALLNFLLLLTMYKIFGRSGLFAWVAISTILANIQVTKTIEIIGLTATLGNSLYASTFLATDILNEKYGRKDAQKAVWLGFSSLLVMLVAMQFAIKFEPAESDFAQESLATIFGLIPRIAIGSMAAYLVSQLLDVHIFALLRKLFPKDSQFWIRNNGSTMVSQLLDTLVFTLIAFYGTFPFDVWIQIFVSTYVLKFIVAALDTPFGYFAKKIKPIDEK, encoded by the coding sequence ATGTTCAACGAATTTTGGGGCTTAGGTTTTGCCCTGCTCAATTTTTTACTGCTACTCACCATGTATAAAATTTTCGGCCGCAGTGGCCTGTTCGCCTGGGTGGCAATTTCCACCATCCTGGCCAATATTCAAGTGACAAAGACGATTGAAATTATCGGACTTACAGCAACGCTCGGTAACAGTCTCTATGCATCGACGTTCCTTGCCACTGATATCCTGAACGAAAAATACGGCCGGAAAGATGCACAAAAAGCGGTATGGCTCGGGTTTTCTTCCCTTTTGGTCATGCTGGTCGCAATGCAGTTCGCCATTAAATTCGAACCGGCTGAAAGCGACTTTGCCCAGGAGTCACTGGCCACCATTTTCGGGCTGATTCCCCGGATCGCCATCGGCAGCATGGCCGCTTACCTTGTCAGCCAGCTGCTCGACGTTCATATTTTCGCATTGCTGCGCAAATTATTTCCAAAAGACAGCCAGTTCTGGATTCGCAATAACGGTTCCACAATGGTCAGCCAATTGCTCGATACACTCGTGTTCACGCTGATTGCGTTTTATGGCACATTTCCGTTTGATGTATGGATCCAGATCTTCGTCTCAACATATGTTCTGAAATTCATTGTGGCAGCACTTGATACGCCATTCGGCTACTTTGCCAAAAAAATCAAACCGATTGACGAAAAGTAG
- a CDS encoding HD domain-containing protein: protein MNEAILQQCMKAVKAIYDTFDASHDWQHIERVRNNARAILKTEEGDPFIVELAVLLHDVSDKKYTRKGEDPETEILEQLDLSDRDKERIRNIIRSVSFNGGNEEKATSIEAAIVRDADRLDAIGAVGIARTFAYGGAKGRKLYDLDEKPRTAMTAEEYRTKETASVTHFHEKLLLLKDKMLTEAGKRLAQDRHQFMVSYLQQLQNELDGNA from the coding sequence ATGAATGAAGCGATTTTGCAGCAATGCATGAAAGCGGTAAAGGCCATATACGATACATTTGATGCAAGCCATGACTGGCAGCATATTGAACGGGTCCGGAATAATGCGCGGGCCATTTTAAAGACGGAAGAAGGAGATCCGTTCATTGTGGAGCTGGCTGTGCTGCTGCATGATGTATCGGATAAGAAATATACGCGAAAAGGGGAAGATCCGGAAACGGAAATACTGGAGCAGCTGGATCTCAGTGACCGGGACAAGGAACGGATTCGGAACATCATCCGATCCGTTTCATTCAACGGTGGCAATGAAGAGAAGGCCACATCGATTGAAGCTGCCATCGTGCGGGATGCCGACCGGCTGGATGCCATCGGTGCAGTCGGAATTGCCCGGACGTTCGCATACGGCGGGGCAAAAGGACGGAAACTGTACGATTTGGATGAAAAGCCCCGGACCGCGATGACAGCAGAAGAATACCGGACGAAAGAAACAGCCAGCGTAACGCATTTTCACGAGAAACTTCTGCTCCTGAAAGACAAAATGCTGACGGAAGCCGGCAAGCGGCTGGCGCAGGATCGGCATCAATTTATGGTATCCTATTTACAGCAACTACAAAACGAATTGGATGGAAACGCATGA
- a CDS encoding class I SAM-dependent methyltransferase, with amino-acid sequence MKTVVTTAYRLTPETSADARQIASELGLIFVERRKKSIGKIQAETGADVVAVTKERLEFYLRGKTEPFFFHPSSAAFRTRRPLEEDPLVSVSGLAPGDAFLDCTLGMGSDAIVASARVGAAGRVTGCEANPIIAYIVQRGLRIYTELAHLIEPMRRIQVVQADATTYLASLPDESVDVVYMDPMFTEPIAGAANFEVFRDAAAVDQLSALWVREARRVARKSIVLKAHFRSEDFEKYGFERRVRPNTKFHYGVIR; translated from the coding sequence ATGAAAACTGTTGTGACGACCGCTTACCGGCTGACACCGGAAACTTCAGCTGACGCCCGGCAAATCGCCAGCGAACTAGGACTGATATTCGTTGAACGCCGAAAAAAATCGATCGGCAAAATTCAGGCAGAAACGGGTGCCGATGTTGTAGCGGTGACAAAAGAACGGCTCGAATTTTACCTGCGCGGTAAAACGGAGCCGTTCTTTTTCCATCCGAGTTCTGCCGCCTTCCGCACGCGGCGGCCGCTTGAAGAAGATCCGCTCGTCTCTGTTTCCGGTCTGGCGCCGGGGGATGCGTTTCTGGATTGCACGCTGGGCATGGGCTCTGATGCCATTGTCGCTTCGGCCCGGGTCGGGGCAGCTGGCCGTGTAACCGGATGTGAAGCAAATCCGATCATCGCCTACATCGTACAGCGGGGCCTGCGAATCTACACCGAGCTGGCGCATTTGATCGAGCCGATGCGGCGAATACAGGTCGTGCAGGCAGATGCGACAACCTATTTGGCTTCTTTGCCCGATGAATCGGTCGATGTGGTTTATATGGATCCGATGTTCACAGAGCCTATTGCGGGTGCAGCGAATTTCGAAGTATTCCGGGATGCCGCCGCGGTTGATCAGCTGTCGGCGCTCTGGGTCCGCGAGGCGAGACGGGTCGCCCGGAAATCGATTGTTCTGAAAGCCCATTTTCGATCGGAAGACTTTGAAAAATACGGATTCGAACGGCGCGTCCGACCGAATACGAAATTCCACTACGGCGTCATCAGGTAA